One segment of Falco peregrinus isolate bFalPer1 chromosome 4, bFalPer1.pri, whole genome shotgun sequence DNA contains the following:
- the ABHD13 gene encoding protein ABHD13, which yields MEKSWILWTFVKRWLLALASWSWSLCRICLLPLIVTFHLYGGIILLILIFVSIAGILYKFQDVLLYFPEQPSSSRLYVPMPTGIPHENIFIKTKDGVLLNLILLRYTGDNAAYSPTIIYFHGNAGNIGHRLPNALLMLVNLKVNLILVDYRGYGKSEGEASEEGLYLDSEAVLDYVMTRSDLDKTKIFLFGRSLGGAVAIHLASENSHRISAIVVENTFLSIPYMASTLFSFFPMRYLPLWCYKNKFLSYRKISQCRMPSLFISGLSDQLIPPVMMKQLYELSPARTKRLAIFPDGTHNDTWQCQGYFTALEQFIKEVIKSHSPEEMAKTSSNVTII from the coding sequence ATGGAAAAGTCATGGATACTTTGGACCTTTGTTAAAAGATGGCTACTAGCTTTGGCTTCCTGGTCTTGGAGTCTCTGCCGCATTTGTCTTCTACCCTTGATAGTAACTTTTCACTTGTATGGAGGCATTATACTACTTATATTAATATTTGTATCAATAGCGGGTATATTATATAAATTCCAGGATGTGCTGCTTTACTTTCCTGAACAGCCCTCTTCATCACGCCTTTATGTTCCTATGCCTACTGGTATACCACATGAAAATATCTTCATCAAAACCAAAGATGGAGTTCTTCTCAATCTTATTCTGCTGAGATACACAGGGGACAATGCAGCATATTCTCCAACCATCATTTACTTTCATGGGAATGCAGGCAACATCGGCCACAGGTTGCCAAATGCTTTGTTAATGCTGGTAAACCTGAAAGTAAACTTAATTCTTGTCGATTATAGAGGGTATGGAAAAAGTGAAGGAGAAGCAAGTGAAGAAGGTTTGTACTTAGATTCTGAGGCTGTGTTAGACTATGTGATGACTCGATCTGATCttgataaaacaaaaatttttctttttggccgTTCCTTGGGGGGAGCAGTAGCTATTCACTTAGCTTCTGAAAATTCCCATAGGATTTCTGCCATCGTGGTGGAGAACACCTTTCTTAGCATCCCATACATGGCcagcactttgttttctttctttccaatgAGGTATCTTCCTTTATGgtgctacaaaaataaatttctgtccTACAGAAAAATCTCTCAGTGCAGAATGCCTTCTCTTTTCATCTCTGGGTTATCTGACCAGTTAATTCCACCAGTTATGATGAAGCAACTTTATGAATTATCCCCAGCTCGGACTAAGAGATTGGCGATATTTCCTGATGGAACTCATAATGACACTTGGCAGTGCCAGGGTTATTTCACTGCCCTTGAACAGTTCATCAAAGAAGTAATAAAGAGTCACTCCCCTGAAGAAATGGCGAAAACTTCATCTAATGTAACAATAATATAA
- the LIG4 gene encoding DNA ligase 4, which produces MASAPASQPSPKKTVASRVPFADLCSTLERIQQCKSRPEKTKYFKDFLDSWRKFHDALHQNEKDVTDSFYPAMRLILPHLERERMAYGIKETMLAKLYIELLNLPKDGKDAAKLLNYRAPAGSRVDAGDFAMIAYFVLKPRSPKQGRLTIEQVNEHLDTIANNNAAKNKGLLKKSLLQLITQSTALEQKWLIRMIIKDLKLGVSQQTIFSIFHPDAAELHNVTTDLEKVCRQLHDPSVSLSDVSITLFSAFKPMLAAIADVQQIEKQMNNQLFYIETKLDGERMQMHKDGDVYKYFSRNGFDYTQQFGASPLDGSLTPFIHKIFKSNIQNCILDGEMMAYNPETQTFMQKGNRFDIKRMMEDSDLQTCFCVFDVLMVNDEKLGHEVLSKRYEILSSVFTPVTGRIHVVHKKSARTRKEVIDALNEAIDNREEGIMVKDPMSTYKPDKRGEGWLKIKPEYVNGLMDELDLLIVGGYWGTGARGGMMSHFLCAIAETPPPNEKPSIFHSICRVGSGYTMKELHDLGLKLAKHWKPYHRRDPPCNILCGTEKPEMYIEPCNSVIVQIKAAEIVTSDMYKTECTLRFPRIEKIREDKEWYECMTSDMLEDLRRKAEGKLASKHLHIDDYNKPQEKKRKTVSKVRKIIGIAEQFKAPDLSSVNKVSSVFEDIEFCVMTGTGKYSKSELESRIAECGGSVVQNPGLDTYCVIVGTENVRVKNIIASNKYDVVRAEWILQCLQHKMLVPWQPAFMIHMSPDTKEDFAREYDCYGDSYTADTDVAQLKEVFSRMKDNKMMLLEKIAELEERYSWNSCQLSIFRGNTIYVDFYAVVNEPRTKIHGTTLSIRALELRFYGAKVVPHLEEGVSHIVIGEDHSRVEEMKALRRTFGKKFKIVSELWVIQSVEEGVPKNENQYLI; this is translated from the coding sequence ATGGCTTCCGCACCTGCTTCGCAGCCCTCTCCTAAAAAAACGGTGGCTTCTCGAGTGCCTTTTGCGGATTTGTGTTCTACTCTAGAGCGAATACAGCAGTGTAAATCTCGCCcggagaaaacaaaatatttcaaggaTTTCCTGGATTCCTGGAGAAAATTCCATGATGCTCTTCACCAAAATGAGAAAGATGTCACAGATTCTTTTTACCCAGCAATGCGACTTATTCTTCCACacttggaaagagaaaggatgGCATACGGGATTAAAGAAACTATGCTTGCGAAGCTGTATATTGAACTGCTTAATTTACCAAAAGACGGAAAAGATGctgcaaagcttttaaattacaGAGCACCTGCTGGCTCACGTGTAGATGCTGGAGATTTTGCAATGATTGCGTACTTCGTATTAAAACCTAGGAGCCCAAAACAAGGCAGACTGACAATAGAACAAGTCAATGAACACTTAGACACAATAGCTAACAATAATGCTGCTAAAAACAAGGGTCTGTTAAAGAAAAGTCTTCTTCAGTTAATTACCCAGAGCACAGCACTGGAACAAAAATGGCTCATCCGGATGATTATAAAGGATCTAAAGCTTGGTGTTAGTCAGCAAactatattttccatttttcatccTGATGCTGCTGAATTACACAATGTCACAACTGATTTGGAAAAAGTTTGCAGACAACTGCATGATCCCTCTGTCTCACTTAGTGATGTTTCTATCACgttgttttctgcctttaaacCAATGCTTGCTGCGATTGCTGATGTCCAGCAAATTGAGAAACAAATGAATAACCAGCTGTTCTACATAGAAACTAAGCTGGATGGTGAACGTATGCAGATGCACAAAGATGGAGatgtgtataaatatttttcccgAAATGGGTTTGACTATACTCAGCAGTTTGGCGCCTCCCCCCTTGATGGTTCATTAACGCCGTTTATTCATAAGATATTTAAGAGCAATATACAGAATTGCATTCTCGATGGTGAAATGATGGCTTACAATCCTGAGACACAAACCTTTATGCAAAAAGGGAACAGGTTTGACATAAAAAGAATGATGGAGGACTCTGATCTGCAGACCTGCTTCTGTGTGTTTGATGTATTGATGGTTAATGATGAGAAGTTGGGGCATGAAGTACTAAGCAAAAGATATGAAATCTTAAGTAGCGTATTTACCCCAGTAACGGGCAGGATACATGTTGTACATAAAAAAAGTGccagaacaagaaaagaagtAATTGATGCTTTAAATGAAGCAATAGATAACAGAGAGGAAGGGATTATGGTGAAAGATCCCATGTCCACCTACAAGCCTGACAAACGTGGGGAAGGCTGGTTAAAAATCAAGCCAGAATATGTCAATGGGTTGATGGATGAACTAGACCTTTTAATTGTTGGTGGTTACTGGGGGACGGGCGCACGTGGTGGAATGATGTCTCATTTTCTGTGCGCTATTGCAGAAACACCCCCTCCAAATGAAAAACCTTCCATTTTCCACTCTATTTGTCGTGTTGGCTCTGGCTATACTATGAAGGAATTGCATGATCTGGGTTTGAAACTGGCTAAACACTGGAAGCCCTACCATAGGAGGGATCCTCCCTGTAACATTTTGTGTGGAActgaaaaacctgaaatgtaCATTGAACCTTGCAACTCTGTCATAGTTCAGATCAAGGCAGCCGAGATTGTTACCAGTGATATGTACAAAACTGAGTGCACTTTGAGATTCCCCCGGATTGAGAAGATAAGAGAGGACAAAGAATGGTACGAGTGCATGACTTCAGACATGTTAGAAGACCTCAGACGCAAAGCAGAAGGGAAGCTGGCATCTAAGCACCTTCATATAGATGATTATAATAAgccacaagagaaaaaaaggaaaactgtatcAAAGGTGAGGAAGATAATTGGAATAGCCGAGCAATTTAAAGCTCCTGATCTTTCTAGTGTAAACAAGGTTTCAAGTGTATTTGAAGATATTGAGTTTTGTGTTATGACAGGAACGGGAAAATACTCAAAGTCTGAACTGGAAAGCAGAATAGCCGAATGTGGTGGCAGTGTGGTACAGAACCCAGGGCTGGATACTTACTGTGTCATTGTAGGAACTGAGAACGTCAGAGTGAAAAATATCATTGCTTCCAACAAATACGATGTGGTGAGGGCAGAGTGGATCCTTCAGTGTTTACAACACAAAATGCTGGTGCCTTGGCAGCCAGCCTTTATGATTCACATGTCTCCTGACACAAAAGAAGATTTTGCTCGTGAGTATGATTGTTACGGAGACAGCTACACAGCAGACACAGATGTTGCACAACTGAAGGAAGTGTTCTCAAGAATGAAAGACAATAAGATGATGCTTTTGGAGAAGATTGCAGAGTTAGAAGAACGTTATTCATGGAACAGCTGTCAGCTCAGTATATTCAGAGGAAACACTATTTATGTGGACTTTTATGCTGTTGTTAATGAGCCCAGAACAAAAATCCATGGAACAACACTATCAATTAGAGCTTTGGAGCTCCGTTTTTATGGTGCAAAAGTAGTTCCTCACCTTGAAGAGGGTGTCTCGCATATTGTTATAGGAGAAGATCATTCCCGGGTAGAAGAGATGAAAGCACTCAGGAGaacatttgggaaaaaatttaaaattgtatCTGAGCTGTGGGTAATACAGTCAGTGGAGGAGGGAGTTCCAAAGAATGAAAACCAGTACTTGATTTAA